A region from the Lolium perenne isolate Kyuss_39 chromosome 4, Kyuss_2.0, whole genome shotgun sequence genome encodes:
- the LOC127294447 gene encoding cell division control protein 45 homolog: MVRELHADSFYARLRAAAVAAAAASSASSSPLLILPSAADADSLCALRILAHVLSADSVRFSVYPVASTAAAADLLASFSPDASSSHPPLCVLLINWGARCDLLRGLLPRGSTAFVVDSHRPVHLRNLAAGNDRVVVLFTADDERAADLSYDFDVSSLADASDLTAEGDADGVSDESDESDASDYDSDADGGRRKRRRPAAETNTNDPVRLFSRLRREYYRLGTFHGKPSGCLMYDLAHALRRNTNDLLWLACVSLADQFVHDRITNERYQAAVMELEHHVNGSGNLDPSGLGSVVTLKDGTRIRAPETSRIAYEDEPRLMLLREWTLFDSMLCSSYVATRLKTWTDNGLKKLKLLLARMGFPLADCQKSFQYMSMEVKRKMRHEFDRLLPEYGLTDFYYRSFLRVHGYKSKVSAADVVYGLTALLESMDAESKEECSAAEQFWVAYSALSVNNVDQLQKGMQSAIEIQRAILRQGSSAITKSGFIRSAKKFRWVKLDDPVDTAKLCHPQALTKFCFFLMDALKERGARMKPLVCACLAGDPEKVLVVGVCGKPRLGAIQGNAFGNAFRSAAEEIGADYFHDMFESSWIVLDVVAVSSFMIRLTEKL, encoded by the coding sequence ATGGTGCGCGAGCTCCACGCCGACTCCTTCTACGCgcgcctccgcgccgccgccgtcgccgccgcagcggcttcctccgcctcctcgtcccCGCTCCTGATCCTCCCGTCCGCGGCCGACGCCGACTCGCTCTGCGCGCTCAGGATCCTCGCCCACGTCCTCTCCGCCGACTCCGTCCGCTTCTCCGTCTACCCcgtcgcctccaccgccgccgccgcggaccTCCTCGCCTCCTTCTCCCCCGATGCCTCCTCCTCCCACCCGCCGCTCTGCGTCCTGCTCATCAACTGGGGCGCGCGCTGCGACCTCCTCCGCGGCCTCCTGCCGCGCGGCTCCACCGCCTTCGTCGTCGACTCGCACCGCCCCGTGCACCTCCGCAACCTCGCCGCGGGGAACGACCGCGTCGTCGTGCTCTTCACCGCCGACGACGAGCGCGCCGCCGACCTGTCCTACGACTTCGACGTCTCCTCCCTCGCCGACGCCTCCGACCTCACCGCTGAGGGGGACGCGGACGGCGTCTCCGATGAGTCCGACGAGTCCGACGCTTCGGACTACGACTCCGACGCCGATGGCGGGCGGAGGAAGAGGCGGCGGCCGGCCGCGGAGACGAACACCAACGACCCGGTGAGGCTGTTCAGCAGGCTGCGCAGGGAGTACTACCGGCTCGGCACCTTCCACGGGAAGCCGTCGGGGTGCCTCATGTACGACCTCGCCCACGCGCTGCGCAGGAACACCAACGACCTCCTCTGGCTCGCCTGCGTCTCCCTCGCCGACCAGTTCGTCCACGACCGCATCACCAACGAGCGCTACCAGGCCGCCGTCATGGAGCTCGAGCACCACGTCAACGGATCCGGCAACCTCGACCCTTCCGGCCTCGGCTCCGTCGTCACGCTCAAGGACGGGACCAGGATCCGGGCGCCAGAGACCTCCCGCATCGCCTACGAGGACGAGCCAAGGCTCATGCTGCTGCGGGAGTGGACCTTGTTCGACTCCATGCTCTGCTCCTCTTACGTCGCCACCAGGCTCAAGACGTGGACTGACAACGGCCTCAAGAAGCTCAAGCTTCTTCTCGCCAGGATGGGCTTCCCGCTCGCCGACTGCCAGAAGAGCTTCCAGTACATGAGCATGGAGGTCAAGCGCAAGATGCGCCATGAGTTTGATCGCCTCCTGCCCGAGTATGGCCTCACCGACTTCTACTACCGGAGCTTCCTGAGGGTTCATGGGTACAAGTCCAAGGTCTCTGCTGCGGATGTTGTGTACGGCCTCACAGCTTTGCTTGAATCAATGGATGCTGAGTCCAAGGAGGAGTGCTCTGCTGCTGAGCAGTTCTGGGTTGCGTACTCTGCATTGTCCGTGAACAATGTGGATCAGCTGCAAAAGGGGATGCAATCTGCAATTGAGATACAGAGGGCAATACTGAGGCAAGGAAGCTCTGCAATCACCAAGAGCGGCTTCATACGGAGTGCCAAGAAGTTTCGGTGGGTGAAGCTTGATGACCCAGTGGACACTGCCAAGTTGTGCCACCCACAGGCGCTAACCAAGTTCTGCTTCTTTCTAATGGATGCACTCAAGGAACGGGGTGcaaggatgaagccactagtctgtGCTTGCTTAGCTGGGGACCCTGAGAAGGTGCTCGTAGTGGGGGTATGCGGGAAGCCCAGGCTCGGAGCCATTCAGGGGAATGCGTTCGGCAATGCATTTAGGTCTGCGGCAGAGGAGATTGGTGCAGACTATTTCCATGACATGTTTGAGTCATCATGGATTGTTCTTGATGTTGTTGCTGTCAGTTCTTTCATGATTCGGCTAACAGAGAAGCTGTAA